In the genome of Leptospira noumeaensis, one region contains:
- a CDS encoding D-alanine--D-alanine ligase family protein has translation MKRTVILACDVYDPNTPELSQEWESLDTIQKMETTIQNLGYEVAVLSNPSEIASVLSGIPVNERDQWMVWNLVEGYHSPNREAYIPALCEYLAVPHTGSSASVQTLTLDKYKTKLLLKSFGIPTADFWLVDAGTEKPPAALPLFVKPNGEGSSLGIGEENLIQTHKGWEKVVPTLLKKFHLVLVESYLSGRELTIGVLGNKGNYSATAPAYVDYPGFVYSNLVKSKESFVESLDFAVPTELTISLQTYAIQIANILGSSGYLRIDFKLENGFPYLLEVNATPGFSPVYSTLPLLWEKAGRSYSELLNHCLELGFSEYEHHHRYNYAKEKNL, from the coding sequence ATGAAACGCACTGTCATTCTTGCTTGTGATGTATATGACCCAAATACACCAGAACTCTCTCAGGAATGGGAATCTTTAGACACCATTCAAAAAATGGAAACTACCATTCAAAATTTGGGTTATGAAGTTGCCGTTTTATCAAATCCTTCTGAAATTGCTTCAGTTCTATCGGGAATTCCAGTAAATGAAAGAGACCAATGGATGGTTTGGAATCTAGTAGAAGGTTATCATTCCCCAAATCGCGAGGCATACATACCAGCGTTATGCGAATATTTGGCAGTTCCTCATACAGGAAGTTCCGCATCCGTCCAAACCCTCACATTAGATAAATACAAAACCAAACTATTATTAAAATCCTTTGGAATTCCCACTGCAGATTTTTGGCTCGTGGACGCGGGGACAGAAAAACCACCGGCAGCTTTACCCTTGTTTGTGAAACCAAATGGAGAAGGTTCAAGCCTAGGCATTGGGGAAGAAAACCTCATCCAAACGCATAAAGGTTGGGAAAAAGTTGTACCAACACTCCTTAAGAAATTCCACTTGGTTCTTGTCGAATCTTACCTCTCGGGAAGGGAACTCACCATTGGAGTTCTTGGAAATAAAGGAAATTACTCGGCTACTGCTCCGGCTTACGTGGACTATCCTGGATTCGTTTATAGTAACCTTGTCAAATCCAAGGAAAGTTTTGTTGAATCCTTAGATTTTGCAGTACCAACTGAACTGACAATTTCCCTTCAAACTTATGCCATCCAAATTGCAAACATCCTTGGAAGTTCCGGTTACCTTCGCATTGATTTTAAATTAGAAAATGGATTTCCTTATTTATTGGAAGTGAATGCAACACCAGGATTTTCTCCGGTATATTCCACATTGCCTTTGTTATGGGAAAAAGCCGGAAGATCATATTCCGAACTCCTAAACCACTGTTTGGAATTAGGATTTTCAGAATACGAGCACCATCATCGTTACAATTATGCAAAGGAAAAAAACCTATGA